CATCCTCTCCGGCAGCTACTGCCATCCTCCGGCGGCAGCGTCGGTATTGTCCTGCCGGGCGATCCAGGTCAGGCAGGCCGCCCGGAGCAGCGCTTCAGTCCGCAGGGCTGCGCTGCAAAAGACCCCGCTCAGGCCGATCTCATACAGATCGGCCAGCGCGTACGCCGCCGGTGCCCCCGCGGCGAGCACTGCCGCCGCCGGCCGCACCCGGCGTACGGCGGCCAGCACCCCAGCCGCCGCCTGCGCGAAGCCCTCGGCGGCGTTCTCCCCGGGCGCGGCCTCCTCCGCCGCGCCGTCCAGCACCAGGAAATCGGCGATACGCGCGATTTCTCCGGCGGCAGCCTGCTCCACATCGGGCGCGAGCAGCGCCCCGATGCGGCAGGCTGCCGCATAAGCGTGGCCGAGAGTCTGCTCGGCCACACCCTCAATGAATTCGCGCTGCGCCGCGAATTCCTCCAGGCTGGCGGGGTACGGCGCCAGCAAATCGATGCGGCTGTCGCCGCCCAGCCGCTGGCTGTGCAGGGCGGCGGCGAACAGCGCGTCAAGCTGCGCATCCTGAAGCGCAGCAAGTCTGGCCGGGCGGGCAGCGAGCTCCGGCGTATAGAGCAGAGCAACCGCGGCCCAGACGCCGTCCGCCGACTCCAGGAGGTCGGCAGCAGCAGCCCGCAGCCGGTGATAGATCCGCTGCAGGATACGCTCCGCCTGCTCCTCATCACTGCATGACATCCAGCTTGAATAGAGTGTTGCGGTCTCTGGCGCAAGCAGCCATTCCTCGCCCCGGATCAGGCAAGGGCCCGCAGGGTAGACACCCGGCTCCTCACGCTGATGAGACCGCTCACCCGTTCCATCACGCAGGACCAGGAATGCCTGACGCTCCCCCGGGCGGCGGGAATAAGTCCGCTCCCGGTTCACTTTTCCCTTACGCGGCTCCCCTTCAGCAAGAAATTCCGCTGCGGCGGAAGCTACAGATGCGGACTGGCTCATCTCTATGCCAATGGTCCGGTCGCCGGTGTTATACTTGAACGGGCGCTCTTCCTTGTTTGGATCATCCTTCTGCTGGCGTTCACCCTTCATCCTCGCACCCACCTTTTCTCACTTGGATTACTGCCGATCTGCTCCCCTCAAGGGGCTGCTGCCAGCACTTAACATGCTTCAATCTATAAATACTGGCAAAGGCACTGAAATATGCAAACGGTATCAAATGAATGCAGCAGCAGCAGCTTACTCGAATGGGTAGTGGACAAGCGGAGGGTGGCGAGCTTCAGTAGGTGGGCGAGTTGAAGTAGGCGGGAAGTAACCTTTACATATTCTGTTGTTTGTTGTATGGAATACATCAGAACGGATTTTAACGCCGAATATAGCCTAATCTACTGCAGAAAATACATTCGCCGGCCCAATTCCTCGGATCAGTTCCTCACGAACCGCTTTTCTTACAAACCATTTCCTTATTTCCTCGCAAACACTCCGCCTCCCTCCTCCCATTCCCCCCACCTCCTGCTCCCGCTCAAGTGGAAACGGCTTTGCCGTCCTTTTAGGGACGGCACCGTTTCCGCGAGAAATAGAAGGAAGAGTTATGGTGTGAAACATATAAATGCTTATATTCAGCAAAAAACCACCGTATCATGCAGAATGGTTCTGCATAACACAGTGGCTGGTAATTTCTCATCCTATGCTGTCAGGAGCTAGGTTTCCGGGATATTAGCTCAGCGGCATAGCCCGCTTCTGCTCTTCCCCTTAAGACTCCTGGCTGGCAGCGATCGCCTGCTCCAGGTCGAAGAGGATATCGTCGATGGATTCGGTGCCAATGGACAAGCGCAGCAGTTCCGGATTAACACCGGCTGCCGCCTGCTCTTCGTCCGACAACTGCTGGTGGGTGGTGCTAGCCGGGTGGATGATCAGCGACTTGGAGTCGCCGACATTAGCCAGATGGGAGAACAGCTTCACATTCTCGATCAGCTTCACCCCTGCTGCTGCTCCGCCTTTGATGCCGAAGGTCAGGATTGCCCCTTGGCCCTTAGGCAGATATTTCTGCGCCAGCTCATAGGATGGATGACTCTGCAGTCCGGCATAACTTACCCACTCCACAGAATCATGCGCCTCCAGATACTGGGCAACCTTGAGTGCATTCTGGCTGTGGCGCTCCAGACGCAGGTGCAGCGTTTCGAGCCCCTGCAAGAGCATCCACGAGTTGAACGGTGAAATGGCCGCGCCTAGGTCACGAAGCAGTTGAACCCGCGCTTTGATGATATAGGCGATAGGACCTACAGCTTCAGTGTAGACTACCCCGTGGTAGCTCGGGTCCGGTTCAGTAAGTCCAGGGAACCTTCCGCTGGCCTTCCAGTCGAATTTGCCGCCGTCCACGATGACTCCGCCGATGGAGGTACCGTGGCCGCCGATGAATTTGGTCGCCGAGTGTACGACGATATCCGCCCCGAATTCAATCGGACGCAGCAGATACGGACTAGGGAAGGTGTTGTCAACAATCAGCGGAATCCCGTGTTCGTGGGCGATGGCTGCAACCTTTTCGATATCCAGCACATTGCCTTGCGGGTTGCCAATGGTCTCGGCGTAGAGCGCCTTGGTCTTGTCCGTAATCGCCGCCCGGAAGTTCTCCGGATTGTCGGAATCCACAAATTTCACCTGAATCCCCAGCTTGGGCAACGTTGTAGAGAACAGATTATAAGTCCCGCCGTACAGGCTTGCGGAGGATACAATCTCATCCCCGGCTCCGGCAATATTCAGAATAGAGAAGGAAATGGCCGCCATTCCGGAAGCTGTCGCCAGTGCCCCGGCCCCGCCCTCCAGCGCGGCAAGACGCTGTTCAAACACATCGGTTGTGGGATTCATAAGCCGGGTATAGATGTTGCCGAACTCCTTGAGCGCGAACAGATTCGCTGCGTGCTCCGCATCGCGGAACCCGTAGGATGTAGTCTGATACAGCGGCACGGCACGGGCTAAAGTAGTTGGGTCAATCTCCTGGCCTGCATGAACGGCTAGGGTCTCAAATGACAGCTTGCGCTCTTCTGACATGGGTATTTCCTCCTCATAAATCGATAATGGGAAACGTTAACAATAAAGAATTGTACCTATTCTCTCACAAACCATGTCATTTGAAAAGATAAAATTCTTATTAATTCACTGTGTTTTATTAAGTTTAGCAAGCCAGAATAACCTCCCTGCAAAATGCTGTACATTCTGCAACCTACGCGCAGCTATTACGGCATATCCGGAAGGAATGTTGTATGAAATACAGCAAAAGTTACGTTCATCTGCCTCAAGCGGGAGGAATGCTGCCTTTTGTGCAACTTTGGAGGGATAGAGCCGATAGGTTTCAGCGAATGTTGCATTTCAGGCACAATTCTCAGCTGCAGGCTACATCCATGGTAAAAACCCCGCTGCAAGCAGCGGGACCAAGTGCGAGGTTATCCCTCTAACAAATCTTGTGGCTGCAACATCTGTCCAAAGGAACCACAGCTTCAAGTATCATAGCTGACCAGATAATGATGGAGCTCCGTATTATAGCAGCCGATGCTGTGCTCGATCAGCCTGCCTTCCCCGTCATAGGAGTTGCGCAGGCGCTTCAGCACAGGCGTCCCCGGCGGAAGCTTCAGCAGCACGCATACCTCGGATGGTGCCGACTCCACGAAGAAGCGGTCCCTGAAGTTCTCCAGCACAATGTCGTTCTCCTCCAGCGAGTCGTACAGGGACTGGATGTCTGCCCCCATCTCTGCCGCTTCCCCGCCGGGCAGGGCTGCTGCCGTCAGGAAATGCACCAGATGTATATAGGGCTGGCCATCCAGAATATACAGACGTTCAATCCGCTGGCAATACGGCCCGTAGAGGCTGTATTCCTCTGTTCCAGCTTCATTTACGAGGCGCTGGGATAAGAGCAGTTTCTTTTCCAGCTTATGGCCCGCTTCGACCAGCAGCTCCGTGAACCGTTTGCCCTTGGAGAGCTTCTGGTAGGAGGTATTGCGCATGACTATGGTTCCGACACCACTTTTCTTCTGCACATAACCTTCCTGGGCCAGTTCCTGGACCGCGCCGCGGACCGTCATTTTGCTGACACCGAACTCCTTCTCGAGCTGAGGCTCGGAGGGAATAATGCTGCCGAGCGGGTATACCCCGTGCAGAATCCGGTCCTTGAGGATCTTCTGGATCTGCTGGTATAAAGGGCCTTGCTTGCGTTTCAGTGACACCTTACGTTCACTACCTTTCAACATCTAAGGTAAAGTCTGACAGCGCCCGGAGCACCTCGCCCTCGGTAAACAGCGCGGTATCGCCCGGGATAGTGTGGGCCAGCATCGCTGCGGCGGCTGCCATCTCCACCGTCTGCTGCTGCGGATACTCCTGCAATTCACCATGGATAATAGCGCTGGCAAAAGCATCACCGGCACCAATCCGGTCATACACCGGGAAGGTCAGCTTACGGGAGAACGCGAATGTACCTTGACGGTACAAATATCCTGTCAGGGAATGCGTATTGTCCGCGTTAATCTCACGGTGGGTGCCCGCTGCCGCTCTGATTCCGAAGCGCTCCGCCACAGCGGGAATCGCTTGCTTCAACTGTGTTATTCTATCATAATCTGCCGCTGCGGTGCCAAGAATGTACAGCGCATCCTTTTCGTTCATCAGCACCAGATCGGCAAGCGCAAGCAGCTCCTCGTAATGCGGACGGGCCTTGGCATACCCCTCCTCACCCCATAACGCCGGACGGTAGTTGCAATCAAATACCACCCTGCCCCCGGCACGCTTCACCTCCGCCGCAAGCTGCTTCATCTGCCCGCGCACCCCGTCATTCATAGCCAGCGTAATGCCGCATAGATGAAGTACATCCACCCGGGAAGCCAGCGCCGCCATATCATACTGATTGGCCTCTGCGGTATTGAAGCTGCTGCCCAGCCGGTCGGTATAAGTGACTCTTCCGGGGCGGGCGCCGAACCCGTTCTCCAGGAAGTACATTCCGAGGTGCTTGCCGCCCCGGCGGATCAGCGACGTATCCACCCCAAGCTTGCGCAGATAAGCGATTGCGGCTTCCCCTACCGGAGTCTCCGGCAAGGTCGTGATCAGTGCTCCGTTATGGCCATATCTGGCGAGCGCCGCCGTCACATTCACCCCGCTGCCCGAAAAAGAATACTCCAGCCTGCTGCTCTGGGCCAGTGTCTCCACCCCCGGAACCTGAAGCCGCATCATCACTTCGCCGAAGGCAGCGATTCTAGGCATACCGGTCCACCAGCGATTTCATCGTACGGAGCAGCGTACGGACATCCTGTACGTTCGTACTTCCAGTCTGCGGGTCAATAATTGAGGAATAGACATGCGGGATCACCTGCGGCACGCCTGCCTGAAGTGCAATCTCCAGAATGGGTCCGAAGTTATCCAGATCGATGCCGCCGGTAGGCTCCAGGGCAAATCCGGCTTCTCCGCAGGCCGTAGCTACCGCACGATATTCTTCTTCCAGCTCCAGCCCTTTCATCGGAAAATATTTAAGCGCATTGCCGCCCATGTCCCGGACCAGAGCAATGGCAGCATGTACCGGAACGATGGCCTGCGAAGCATTCCCCGCGCTGACCGGACCGGTGGAAATATTGACATAGCCCGGCTGTCCGCAGGGAGAGACCAGGCTGTTAATCCAGCTGTCCTTTGCTCCCAGATTGGCACGGGTCGCACCTACTGCCGGAAACACCTGATTGATATGACTGCCTGCATAGCTTGAAGCAATCTCTGCGACTACCGCCGCCTGGCGGTTGTCCCCGGCTCCAAGCCCGATCGATACGGCGTCCTGGATCGTCTGTCCATACTCCGTCATAGCGGCGGACGCTTCCCGGGCGTTAGCGTAATTTTTGGAGAGTACGCCCACCAGAACATGCCCTTCGGCAGCCTCATAGATATCCTTGGCATTCCCGATACTGCCAGCCAGTACATTCAGTGCCGCTCTGTTCTTATAGAAACGCTCCTGAATCTTGCTCATTATGTTCTGCCCCCTATTATTTCATGAATTCTGCTGACGATAACCTGAAGATCGTCGCCCTGCAGCGATCGCGGATCGATATCGAAATATCCCTGCTTCACGCCATAGTCCCGCGTATACACGGCAATATCGCCTTCCCGCAGGCGGTCATTGACCTCCCGTGCATCCACGCCCGCAGCAGCGGCATCAATCTGGATGCGCCCCCGGTAGATCTCCCGGCCCGCTTCATCCTGCACGGTGCGGACCGACACTCCGGGAAGACCAGTGAGCGGTTGAAGCGCCTCCAGTGCCTGCTTCTCCTGCTGGCTGCTGTCAGCCTTGGTCTGGTATTCATCCAACGCCTGAAGCAATCCGAAGGTCGTCTCTTTGCCAACCTTCATGCTGCGGCCAATCCCATGGAGCTGCACCTTTAGCCACTGGGTGTATTTCTGCTTGCCCGCTACAATGCCCGAAGTTGGACCTTCCACAGCCTTCGAGCCGCTGTAGATGGCCAGATCTGAATACTGGACATATTTACGCAGGTCCTCCTCCGCAGCCGCATCGACAATCATTGGCACGCCCCTGCGCTGTGCAACCTCCCAGGCCTCCTCCACGGAGATCATATTCTTCTGTACGGCATGGTGGGATTTCACATAGAGGATCGCTGCGGTACGTTCACCGATGGCCTGTTCAATATGCTCTGCGCGGCCTTCGTTGGCATATCCTGCTTCAACCACCCGGCCGCCGCCGAGGAAGACCATCGTCTCCACCGGCGCTCCATATTGCACATTATGGCCCTTCAGCATAATGATCTCATTCTTCAGCACCGGCTCCTGGTGCAGGCGCAGACTGAGGCGCGGATCTCCGGCGGTTACAATGGCCGCCACCGACAGCGCGATGCCGCTGGAGGCTGAGTTCACGACAACGGCCCCTTCCGAGCCAAGCAGACGGGCGATGTACGCTCCCGCTTTGTCCACCAGATCCGCGATCTCCACATACTGCTGTCCGCCCTGCTTCATAGCCTCCATCACCGAATCGGTGGGCGCGGATACGCCAAGAATACTCATTCTTCCACTGGCATTAACCACACGCTTCAATCCATATTTAGCCTGTAATGAGTGATCCATTGATAAAGACTCCTTTTGCTTCAATATAGTAATTCGCGGTCCGGACATCGCCTTCTGAGTCCTTCAGTTGCTTCTCCCCTGCTTCCAGGGAGAACAAGGTCAGATTCGCCTGCCCGCCTACCCGGATGTGCCCAAGCTCCGGCTTGCCGAGCCAATCTGCGGCGCTGCTGGTGACGGCACGGATCACTTCTTCCAGACTGTAGCCGAGATACAGAAATTTCGTCAGAACATCTGACATACTGTACACCGGACCGTTCAGCCGGTTGCCCCGGTAGATATCTGTGCTGATTGTATCCAGCGCAACCCCTGCCCGCTTCGCCTGCTCAGCTACCTGGAAGGAGAAGCTTGCTGTGCCATGACCGACATCCAGATGAACGCCCCGGGCCACAGCATCCAGCAGCTCTTGCAGCGGTGTGCCGTCCGCCCGGAACAGATTATTGGCTTTGCCGTTCAGGTAATGGGTAATTACATCGCCCGCCCGCAGCAGCTCCAGCACTTCGGAGATAGCAGGCGGAGCGGAGCCGATATGCACCATGAGCGGAAGCTTCATCTCATCCGACAAGGCCCGTGCCAGCTTAAGCGGCTGTATGCCGCTGTCTTTGACGACACTTTGGCTGATGCGGGCTTTCAGGCCGACGATGAATTCAGGATACGCTGCCGCTGCCGCATGCGCGTGGGTCCGGTCAATCCAGTCCAGCTGTGAGAGCTCATCGGTCCGCGCAAGGCCGATTCTTGAGATATTGAGCAGCGCGAATACCCGGGTATCGGCCAGAAGACTAGCACTGTAAAAAGCCCCGATCCGGTCTGCTCCGCAGCTCCCGGCATCCACAAGTGTCGTCACTCCCTGCTTCACCCCGATCTCGTCGATCACATCGCCGTAGGGGTCAAGCTCCGGCACAGCATGCACATGCAGATCAATCCATCCGCTGGAGCCGTATAACCCGGAGCAGTCCAGCAGGGTCCCGCCTTCCGCCTGCCCCGGCGGGGTAATCGCGGTGATGATCCCATCCTGAATGGAGATATCCACCGTCCGGCCGTCCACCAGCCGCAAATTGCGCAGCACGTTCTCTGTGCCCACTCGTCCCATCTCCTTTTTTCAATTACAGATTTACAGGGGAATTACAAAAAATGATTAATGACATGAACTCCATACATCCTTATATTTAACAAGTAGCAACAGCTGTGCCGTCCTTTAATAAAAATATAAAGCTGCTTCACTCAAAAGATTATAATGTTATAATGTTTATAGTAGCACAAATGTAATCCAGAAGAGAACTGCGATTTCTAATCCAAGAGAATCCATCCAAGATTTCTAGTCCGAATATCTTAACACTGGAGGTACTGCTGCATGTCCAATCCCGCACCCCAGCCATCCTTGCTGAACCGGTTCCGGCTGACCTGGAATCATTTCAAGTCAAGGCTGCTGCTGAAATACGCTTTTTCCTATATCCTCATGTTCCTGATCCCGCTCACCGGCGTTACCATCTTCGTCTATGAAAACGCCGTCAAGGGCCTGCGGGTCGAAATTGAACAATCCAATGTTAATCAGCTCAATCAGGTGAAAAGCACCATCGACGGGCGAATGAATGAGCTTCAGGAGATCGCCGGAAGAATCGCCTATGACAAGCATCTGACTCCTTATATGGTCCGGCATCCTTATTACAGTCTGGAGGCGATTCAGGCACTGGCGAATTACAAGGCCAGCAGCAGCATTGCGGAGGATCTGTTCCTCTACTTCCACGGCGATTCGAATATCTATTCTTACCGCGGTCTGGCTGATCTTCATGTCACCTTCGATACCCTCTATCAGTTCGAGCGCTGGACCCCGGAGGAGCTGCGGCGCGACTTGAACGAGACCCGTCAGCCGCTGGTGCGTCCTGCTGAGAATGTGACTGTCAACTCCAGGATCGAGCCGATGCTCGCCATGCTTGTTCCTGTGAAACCCAATGACCCGTTTCCTTACGGGACGGTCGTCTATCTGATGAAGGAATCCAATCTTACCGGCGTCATGGATTCGGTTCTGAGCGATTTCTCGGGCAGCAGCTATATCTTCGGCCCCTCCGGCGAGGTGCTGACCGCGAACAGCCATGGTGTCAGTTTCCCCCAGAACGAGCTTCAGACCCTCTCCGCCCTTGAACCGGGGATTCACAATCTGGAGCTGGACGGGGAACAGTACTCCGTGGTGTCCGTGCAGTCCGAGGAGAATGGCTGGACCTACGTCACCACGATGCCCAGCTTCCAGTTCTTCAGCCGTGTCGCCCATGTCCAGACGCTGATCCTGATTGTCTTCTGTATTACAGTCGTTACCGGTATAGCCGCCGCGCTGCTGCTGGCCAAACGGCAATACCACCCGATCCGCGATCTGATGGAGTTCGCCAAGCCGAGAGGCAGCAGTAATGAAGCTCCGAAGCTGCGCAATGAATGGGAGTCCATCCGCCAGACGCTGCATGACTACAGTGCCCGGATTGATCTCCAGGAGCCTTTTGTCCGCAACCAGTGTATGCTGCTGCTGCTCAAGCACGGCCAGCCGGATGATCCCGAGATTGAACAGATGATCCTGAGCGCAGGCTTCCGGCATCCGCAGGGACAGGGCCTCTACTTCTCGGCTATCCTGTCCTGGGATGATGCAGCGCCGGGCGGCAAGTCCTGGCAGGAACGCCATCTGCTGCAGGAGATGCTCAGCAATATCTGCCTGCCAGGCCCGGATGCGCAGATCTTCGGGATTGAATTCTCGGTCAAGGACCAGTTCGCTCTGATCATCTCCCTGCCAGGGGAGGGGGAGCTGCCCGTTCAGCGCCGGATGGAGCAGGTCATTGAAGGGATTCAGGATGTGATCCGTGAACACTCACAGCTCGCGTTGAGTATTGGTGTCGGCATGGCCTACCGGGACCTGGCCCGGTTGAACCAGTCTTTCATTGAAGCTGCCGCCGCCCTTGAGCACCGGATGATCCGGCGCAGCGGCCAGGTCACCTATTTCGAGCAGCTTGCGGAGCTGAATCCTGCCGCTGCCGAGAGCTTCTGGATTCCGCGCAAAACCATGCTGAAGCTGGAGCAGAGTCTGAAGCAGGGCAACGAATCGGTAGCGGCCCAGATGATTGCCGATACCATTGACACGATCAAGGACGAGCCGCTGCAGGTTCATCTGCTGCGGTGTATCTGCTTCGATCTGCTGAATGCTTTTCTGCGCACCGCCTCGGAGCTTGGTATGGATGAGGTGTTCACCAATATGCCGGAGCTGACCTCCTTCGAGACGCTGGAGGAGCTGGAGAGCCGGCTGCTCTCGCTGGCTTCCGCCATTTGTGCGCAGGTGGAGCGGAACACCGAGAACAGCGAGTCTTCCCTGATGGATGACATTCTGGCGTATGTGGACCAGCAGTTCGCAGACTACACCCTGAGTCTGGAGCATGTGGCGCTGAAGTTCGCCATCTCGACCTCTTATTTAAGCCGGAGCTTCAAGGAGAAGACCGGCAGTAATTTCTCGCAATATATCTGGCAGCGGCGTGTGGACGAGGTGATCCGGCTGCTGGAGAATACCAGCGCACCACTCAAGGAGATTATCGAGCAGGTCGGTTATCTCGACGCGCCGAACTTCATCCGCAAGTTCAAAAAAGAAACCGGTCTGACGCCGGGGCAATACCGCAAGGAACATGCCTTGAAGGGGGCCGCTGCGAAAAGACCGGTTTGAGGCGGGGCTTCCGCCCTGTGGATAGGCTGAATCTGACATTGCGATGTCCAAGCAATTATTTATCCTGTGAATAGTTAATAGCCTGAACCCCTGAAATCTGGTGATCACCCCTATAATCCTGCAACAAATGCAACAGTTCCCGTAGCGGTTTGGCCCGAATCCGCGATTGTTGCACAAAAGGCAGGATTTCACCTTGTTCAGGCCGCTTAGCAGGCAGATTGTTGAATTCTATGCAAGAATCTGCCTGTACACCTGGCTACGTACGAACCGAAGCTGCAAAAAGTGCAACATTTATGTCCTCAATGCCTTATAAAGGAGTTCCCTGGCAGTTGGGAATGAACCCGTCGCCCGCAGGGGAACCAGGACTGGTTGCTCCACTTCATTGCACACTCCACTTCATTTCCTACTCCGATTTCTGAAGCTGCCGCCTACTCCGCTTCCTTCAGAATATGCTCCACCAGTTCATCCAGCGGCACCGTGGCGAGCGCAATTGCTGTGTCAGTTACGCCGTAGTAGATATAGAGCAGGCCATCCTTGACCACATTGCCGGTCGGGAAGATGACATTCGGAATCTGGAAGCCGAATTTCTCGTAATACGTCTCCGGCTCCATAATGAAATTATGGGTCCGGGCAATGATTTTCTCCGGCTGCTCCAGATCCAGCAGCATCGCCCCCACGCGGTAGACGATCTCTTCATCTACACCGTGATAGAGCACCAGCCAGCCCTTGTCTGTACGGATTGGAGGCGTAGAGCCGCCGATCTTCCGCGATTCCCAGGACAGGTTCCCGGCGGTGGCGAGCAGCTTGGGTTCTTCCCAATTCACGAGATCCTCGGAATAGGTAATCCACATGGCGGCTTTTTCCGTTCCGTAAGCCTCGCCGACATATTCTTCGGGGCGGCGGAGCAGCACGAATTTGCCGTTTATTTTCTCAGGGAACAGGATGTTGTCCCGGTCGTTGATGTGGAGCGGCGTGGTGTCCGCCACGAACTCCCAGTCCAGCAGATTGGTTGACTTCAGAATCGAGGAACGGGTCAGCCAGTGGCCCTCCTCTTCCCCCCAGCCGTCCGGGTAGGTCGGAATGGAGCGCTCAGGAACGCCGGCCCCGGTAGGATAATAGCTCATGGCGCAGGGGCGCAGAGCGTAGTTGAGGTAGAAGGTTCCATCGATTTTGACAATACGCGGGTCCTGCACGCTACCGTACGGGAAGCCCAGCATATCCGGCGTGACAATCGGCTCATCCTTCACATGGGTGAAGTTCACGCCGTCCTCGCTCTCTAGGAGGCCGAGATAGTTCTTGCACGGGGTCAGGGAACCGGCAGTACGCTCGATCATATAGAACTTGCCGTTATCGATAATAACCGCAGGATTGAACACGGTAACCTTGCGCCACTCATAGCCGCCCGGGACGACAATCGGATTATTGGGATGTCTTGTAATTTGCATGTCTATTCCTCCTGCGAATGATGTTCGTGGTATAGTTTGAGCGTCTGGATCTCATAAGGTCTGAAGGACAGCGGGATCACACCGCCGCTGGTCTCCACGGAGCCTGTCTTGCTCTCCAGCAGATTGACGCGGCAGGCGCTGATCTCCTCGTCTTTCCAATCCAGCACAGCGGACTCTCTGCTGCCCGCAGCTTCATACAGCCGGATAATCGTGCCGCTGCCGTCCTCGGCCTGCTTGATTGTATCGAGCATGACATGATGGCTCTGGAAGGCAAGCCAAGCATGGGTGCTTGGATATTGGCCGGGATGTGCGGCTTCGCTGACCGCCAGCAGCGGCTCATTCAGCTCTGCCGCTTCCCGTACTACATCGGCCTGCCGCCATTCTCCGCTGTGCGGATAGAGCGAATAGGTGAATTCATGCTCACCCTGGTCGGCATTACGGTCCGGCCAGCGCGGGGCACGCAGCAGCGAGAGGCGCAGTACTCCGTCATGGATGTCATAGCCGTATTTGCAGTCGTTCAGCAGGCTCACGCCATAGCCGCCCTCGGACAGATCGGCCCAGCGGTGTCCGCAGACCTCGAATTGCGCCTGCTCCCAGCTGGTATTGCGGTG
This genomic interval from Paenibacillus sp. FSL H8-0332 contains the following:
- a CDS encoding glycosidase, which encodes MQITRHPNNPIVVPGGYEWRKVTVFNPAVIIDNGKFYMIERTAGSLTPCKNYLGLLESEDGVNFTHVKDEPIVTPDMLGFPYGSVQDPRIVKIDGTFYLNYALRPCAMSYYPTGAGVPERSIPTYPDGWGEEEGHWLTRSSILKSTNLLDWEFVADTTPLHINDRDNILFPEKINGKFVLLRRPEEYVGEAYGTEKAAMWITYSEDLVNWEEPKLLATAGNLSWESRKIGGSTPPIRTDKGWLVLYHGVDEEIVYRVGAMLLDLEQPEKIIARTHNFIMEPETYYEKFGFQIPNVIFPTGNVVKDGLLYIYYGVTDTAIALATVPLDELVEHILKEAE